In one Pseudomonas sp. Bout1 genomic region, the following are encoded:
- a CDS encoding GFA family protein translates to MQLEGSCHCGAVTFSLESTHPYPYQRCYCSICRKTQGGGGYAINLGGDANSLKVRGRKAISIYHARMKAPGDSRAHASTAERHFCSQCGSGLWLFSPQWPELIHPFASAIDTPLPVPPEHTHLMLGSKAPWVEVSVRKGDLQFEEYPQESIAQWHERLGLGS, encoded by the coding sequence ATGCAACTTGAAGGTTCCTGCCATTGCGGCGCGGTTACGTTCAGCCTCGAAAGTACTCATCCGTACCCCTACCAGCGGTGCTATTGCTCGATTTGCCGCAAGACCCAAGGCGGCGGCGGGTATGCGATCAACCTTGGGGGCGACGCCAACAGCCTCAAGGTACGGGGGCGCAAGGCAATTTCGATTTATCACGCACGGATGAAGGCCCCGGGTGATAGCCGGGCGCATGCGAGCACGGCCGAGCGGCATTTTTGTTCACAGTGTGGCTCGGGGTTGTGGTTGTTCAGCCCGCAGTGGCCGGAGTTGATTCATCCGTTTGCTTCGGCGATTGATACGCCATTGCCGGTGCCGCCCGAGCATACGCATTTGATGCTGGGGTCGAAGGCGCCGTGGGTGGAAGTCAGCGTGCGCAAGGGCGACCTGCAGTTCGAAGAATACCCACAGGAATCCATTGCCCAGTGGCATGAACGATTGGGCCTGGGCAGTTAA
- a CDS encoding serine hydrolase domain-containing protein produces MFRTLRSIPLLGCLLGSLGCHGQPPAPPPIPKGDYSAIIRYLQHRIPYEMARQNIPGLSIALVNGQELIWARGFGLADKAQGIPVTPNTAFRAGAISKLLTATAALQLVEQQRLALDAPIQDTLREFYVRSRFHTDQGAADRDITLRRLLSHQSGLPSEHLRDLRNTFAMSQMPLRVSGVWLSTPPGTQVAYSNLGYALAGAAIERSSGQDFENRLQSNLFKPLEMNQSSFLGTGAQLGYRALGYENGTASVDAQVRDLAAGGLWTSPKDLSHYVRMLFAQGRYKDQQVLGSASIDEMFARQNTGNALDFDCQMGLGWFLAPCGDEPVGPGIRTYQHSGGGDDFAAQLTVLPDQQLAVIVMANDSNAEEMVVSLTTDALRLMLQAQTGDPVCADSCQAPTHGLKIRQVPAAIDRQRLAGFYATAWGIFRIKDENGQLYGELADTRFELLRDGQGWLRAQQKFLGFWLKDLGELGRVQLDVVTVQGRQMLTARSHGQRVPVGERIAQTPVSRTWADTIGTYQVLNTHEPDAPLSGISVRLEDGFLVIRGQLHDEPLTDYILLPVDNAHAVLAGNGYGLGDTVSRQVNGLSASGYHFKRTDSPHNPLSL; encoded by the coding sequence ATGTTTCGCACATTGCGCAGTATCCCGTTGCTGGGTTGCCTGCTCGGCAGCCTGGGCTGTCACGGCCAGCCACCGGCCCCACCGCCGATCCCCAAGGGCGACTACAGCGCAATCATCCGCTATCTGCAACACCGTATCCCCTATGAGATGGCCAGGCAAAACATCCCCGGCCTGTCCATCGCCCTGGTCAACGGCCAGGAGCTGATCTGGGCCAGGGGCTTTGGCCTTGCCGACAAAGCCCAGGGCATTCCGGTCACCCCGAATACCGCGTTCCGCGCCGGCGCGATCTCCAAACTGCTCACGGCCACCGCCGCCCTGCAACTGGTGGAACAGCAGCGCCTGGCCCTTGATGCGCCGATCCAGGACACCCTGCGTGAGTTCTACGTACGCTCGCGCTTCCATACCGACCAGGGCGCCGCCGACCGCGACATCACCCTGCGCCGCCTGCTCAGTCACCAGTCCGGCCTGCCCAGCGAACACCTGCGTGACCTGCGCAATACGTTCGCCATGAGCCAGATGCCGTTGCGCGTTTCCGGGGTGTGGTTGAGCACGCCCCCGGGAACCCAAGTGGCCTACTCCAACCTCGGTTACGCCCTGGCCGGCGCCGCCATCGAGCGCAGCAGCGGGCAAGACTTCGAGAACCGGCTGCAAAGCAACCTGTTCAAGCCTCTGGAGATGAACCAGTCGAGCTTCCTCGGCACGGGCGCACAACTGGGTTACCGGGCCCTCGGTTACGAGAACGGCACTGCCAGCGTCGACGCCCAGGTGCGCGACCTTGCGGCAGGAGGCCTGTGGACCAGCCCCAAAGATCTCAGCCACTACGTGCGAATGCTCTTCGCCCAGGGCCGCTACAAAGACCAACAGGTACTGGGCAGCGCGTCGATCGACGAAATGTTCGCCCGGCAAAACACCGGCAACGCCCTGGACTTCGACTGCCAGATGGGCCTGGGCTGGTTTCTGGCCCCCTGTGGTGACGAACCGGTTGGCCCCGGCATACGCACCTACCAGCACAGCGGTGGCGGGGATGATTTCGCCGCACAATTGACGGTGCTGCCAGACCAGCAACTGGCCGTGATCGTGATGGCCAACGACAGCAATGCCGAAGAGATGGTGGTGTCCCTGACCACTGACGCCCTGCGCCTGATGCTCCAGGCCCAGACCGGCGACCCGGTGTGTGCCGATAGCTGCCAGGCGCCGACCCACGGCCTTAAAATCCGCCAGGTCCCCGCCGCCATTGACCGCCAGCGCCTGGCCGGGTTCTACGCCACGGCCTGGGGTATTTTCCGTATCAAGGACGAAAACGGCCAGTTGTACGGCGAGTTGGCCGACACCCGTTTTGAACTGCTGCGCGACGGCCAGGGCTGGCTGCGGGCCCAGCAGAAATTCCTCGGTTTCTGGCTCAAGGACCTGGGTGAACTGGGCCGCGTACAGCTGGATGTGGTGACGGTGCAAGGACGCCAGATGCTCACCGCCCGCAGTCATGGCCAGCGGGTGCCCGTGGGCGAGCGTATCGCACAGACGCCTGTGAGCCGCACTTGGGCCGACACCATCGGCACCTATCAAGTGCTCAACACCCACGAGCCCGACGCGCCCTTGAGCGGCATCAGCGTACGCCTGGAAGACGGCTTCCTGGTGATACGCGGCCAATTGCACGACGAACCGCTGACCGACTACATCTTGCTGCCCGTGGACAACGCCCACGCGGTGCTTGCCGGCAACGGCTACGGCCTGGGCGACACCGTGAGCCGCCAGGTCAACGGCCTGAGCGCCTCCGGCTACCACTTCAAACGTACCGACTCCCCCCACAACCCCTTGAGCCTCTGA
- a CDS encoding MipA/OmpV family protein: protein MKTITHTKNLCLSFTSLCLLAGADTLLADDWEYTLKAGVANLPRYSGSDERVTAPLLGAAIVSPWGIFLDTDKGLGWGYDGAGVSLSAYIGASGSRKDESRSGRPGSKKLKGMGEIKTRAQVGVSGSYNLGGVVVGATLEHALEEDDHKDAGKAFTHLELSLGSNLYDGDYGSLDASVSSHFGDSNYLQTWYGVTTGQAAQSRFKAYKTSGGNISNGMNLVWSLPISEHTKLSTLLDVQYLADKAGQSPIVERRLQTSVMGMVEYTF, encoded by the coding sequence ATGAAGACCATCACGCACACCAAAAACCTCTGCCTGTCCTTCACGTCGCTGTGCCTGCTGGCCGGCGCTGACACCCTGCTGGCCGACGACTGGGAATACACCCTCAAGGCCGGCGTGGCCAACCTGCCCCGCTACAGCGGCAGCGACGAGCGAGTGACCGCGCCGCTGCTGGGAGCAGCAATCGTGAGCCCGTGGGGGATCTTCCTCGACACCGACAAGGGCCTGGGCTGGGGGTATGACGGCGCCGGTGTGAGTTTGAGTGCCTACATCGGCGCCAGCGGCTCACGCAAGGACGAGAGCAGGAGCGGGCGCCCGGGCTCGAAGAAACTCAAGGGCATGGGCGAGATCAAGACCCGCGCCCAAGTTGGTGTGAGTGGCAGCTATAACCTGGGCGGGGTGGTTGTCGGTGCGACCCTGGAGCATGCGCTTGAGGAGGATGATCACAAAGATGCCGGCAAGGCCTTCACCCACCTGGAACTGAGCCTGGGCAGCAACCTGTATGACGGTGACTACGGTTCCCTGGATGCCAGCGTCAGCAGCCATTTTGGCGACAGCAATTACCTGCAGACGTGGTACGGGGTAACGACCGGCCAGGCCGCGCAAAGTCGCTTCAAGGCCTACAAGACCAGCGGCGGCAATATCAGCAACGGGATGAATTTGGTGTGGAGTCTTCCGATCAGCGAGCACACAAAGCTTTCGACTCTGTTGGATGTGCAGTACCTGGCGGACAAGGCCGGCCAAAGCCCGATTGTGGAGCGACGGTTGCAGACGTCGGTGATGGGGATGGTTGAGTACACCTTCTAA
- a CDS encoding ATP-binding protein, translating to MLRLFLRLYIILAIGLAGAIWLVNYTFDELLPEANETYNREALRGPAYGLVEQLRPLAGEARTARLAELQPHYGLRLALVQQDSLKLTEREQQLLAGGLLVVRGDFMEFIASIDGGQQLLEIKLPEEPKWLYLWAYGFLGLCLAIVLYFWVRPHWRDLEHIRLAAQRFGDNDLGSRILLPRRSTVRELAGHFNQMAERIESLIANQRELTNAVSHELRTPIARLSFELDQLKQQADPRESRALIADMYADLGELEEMVSELLTYASLERGATQITRESIEAHSWLDSVIGSVALEAEAAGVQLLLRTCEVDCIRIEPRFMARAVINLLRNAIRYADRRVEVSLVKFGAGYEVRVNDDGPGVPMEGRAKIFEPFLRLDASRDRRTGGFGLGLALVRRVCQWHGGQVEVLDSEWGGASFRMTWAYVE from the coding sequence ATGTTAAGGCTGTTTCTGCGGCTGTATATCATCCTGGCGATTGGCTTGGCAGGGGCGATCTGGCTGGTGAACTACACCTTCGATGAGTTGCTGCCGGAGGCCAACGAAACCTACAACCGTGAAGCCCTGCGCGGCCCGGCGTACGGGTTGGTGGAGCAATTGCGGCCGCTGGCCGGTGAAGCGCGCACGGCCCGCCTGGCCGAGTTGCAACCGCACTACGGGCTGCGCCTGGCCCTGGTGCAGCAGGACAGCCTCAAGCTGACCGAGCGCGAGCAGCAATTACTGGCGGGTGGGCTGTTGGTGGTGCGCGGTGATTTCATGGAGTTCATCGCCAGCATCGACGGCGGCCAGCAACTGCTGGAAATCAAACTGCCTGAAGAACCCAAGTGGCTGTACCTGTGGGCGTATGGCTTCCTTGGCCTGTGCCTGGCGATCGTACTGTATTTCTGGGTACGGCCCCATTGGCGGGACCTGGAGCACATCCGCCTGGCCGCTCAACGCTTTGGCGACAACGACCTGGGGTCGCGCATCCTGCTGCCACGCCGTTCCACCGTGCGCGAGCTGGCGGGCCACTTCAACCAGATGGCCGAGCGTATCGAAAGCCTGATCGCCAATCAGCGTGAACTGACCAATGCGGTCTCCCACGAACTGCGTACACCGATTGCACGGCTGTCGTTTGAACTCGACCAGCTCAAGCAACAGGCCGATCCACGGGAGAGCCGCGCACTGATCGCCGACATGTACGCCGACCTCGGCGAGCTGGAAGAAATGGTCTCGGAACTGTTGACCTACGCCAGCCTGGAGCGCGGCGCCACGCAGATCACCCGGGAAAGCATCGAGGCCCACAGCTGGCTCGACAGCGTGATCGGCAGTGTGGCCCTGGAAGCCGAGGCGGCGGGCGTGCAGTTGCTGCTGCGCACCTGCGAAGTCGACTGCATCCGCATCGAACCGCGCTTTATGGCGCGGGCCGTGATCAACCTGTTGCGCAACGCGATTCGCTACGCCGACCGGCGCGTGGAAGTGTCGCTGGTGAAGTTTGGCGCCGGTTATGAAGTGCGGGTCAATGACGACGGCCCCGGGGTACCGATGGAGGGGCGGGCGAAGATTTTCGAGCCGTTCCTGCGCCTGGACGCCAGCCGCGACCGCCGTACCGGCGGCTTTGGCCTCGGCCTGGCGCTGGTGCGGCGGGTGTGCCAGTGGCACGGCGGGCAGGTTGAAGTGCTGGATTCGGAGTGGGGCGGGGCGTCGTTCCGGATGACCTGGGCGTATGTCGAGTAG
- a CDS encoding winged helix-turn-helix domain-containing protein: MDNLGLGKVLLVEDDQKLAGLIAHFLSQHGFEVLAVHRGDLALAAFLEFKPKIVVLDLMLPGQSGLHVCREIRNVSDTPIVILTAKEDDLDHILGLESGADDYVIKPIKPPVLLARLRALQRRQTPEPTVRGALEFGRLAIDRSCRVVSLGGEKIDMTTMEFELLWLLASAAGKILSRDDILNRMRGIAFDGLNRSVDVYISKLRGKLNDNPREPVCIKTIWGKGYLFNPFAWEV; the protein is encoded by the coding sequence ATGGATAACTTGGGTCTCGGCAAAGTATTGCTCGTGGAGGACGATCAGAAGCTGGCGGGGCTGATCGCCCATTTCCTGTCCCAGCATGGCTTCGAGGTGCTGGCCGTGCACCGGGGTGACCTGGCGCTGGCGGCGTTCCTGGAGTTCAAGCCCAAGATCGTCGTGCTCGACCTGATGCTACCCGGCCAAAGCGGCCTGCATGTGTGCCGCGAAATTCGCAATGTGTCCGACACGCCGATCGTGATCCTCACAGCCAAGGAAGACGACCTGGACCACATCCTCGGCCTGGAATCCGGTGCCGACGACTATGTGATCAAGCCCATCAAGCCGCCGGTGCTGCTGGCCCGCCTGCGTGCCCTGCAGCGGCGCCAGACACCGGAACCTACAGTGCGCGGCGCCCTTGAGTTCGGCCGGCTGGCCATTGATCGCAGTTGCCGGGTGGTGAGCCTGGGCGGTGAGAAGATCGACATGACCACCATGGAGTTCGAACTGCTGTGGTTGCTCGCCAGCGCCGCCGGGAAAATCCTCTCCCGCGATGACATTCTCAACCGCATGCGCGGGATTGCCTTTGACGGGCTTAATCGCAGCGTCGACGTGTACATCAGCAAGCTGCGCGGCAAGCTAAACGACAACCCCCGGGAACCGGTGTGCATCAAGACAATCTGGGGCAAGGGCTACCTGTTCAATCCGTTCGCCTGGGAGGTTTAG
- a CDS encoding MFS transporter: MRKDYLAFFISMFLSRLADQTLLFIVPLIVFQTTNSVSWAGLAFFVESLPRYLSFPVCGALCDKYPAVRILHISQVFRALACVVAVLLYGMFDGIYWIVMLSALCGVLTTQGIMAREVLLPHVFKHYSYAKTLSYSQIADQAGLVLGPLVAALMLEIGAWHWVVLGIAGLFLLADLAMRIWQRNTTVNLQTFEQHKDIWLQPLRIAFRHIRDLPELKKIIALAVGVNLIIGVTLATSAALVIGQYAAGKDAYAGLQAAGAVVTIAILFYLARASLPLKVLGGLSYSMIAAGALVTAISPNIWVYTVGFLLVSGFDKMFNVYIRSTRQRVIPVQDFGKTVGVLTLLNNLSQPLAGLLIALLAAPLGTQKVILILAGITALIGGLVYVVSGRHAAVKAELDVR; this comes from the coding sequence ATGCGCAAGGATTACCTGGCGTTCTTTATTTCGATGTTTTTGTCACGCCTGGCTGACCAGACCCTGTTGTTCATCGTGCCGTTGATCGTGTTCCAGACCACCAACAGTGTGTCCTGGGCGGGCCTGGCCTTTTTTGTCGAGTCCTTGCCGCGTTACCTGTCGTTTCCGGTGTGCGGGGCATTGTGCGACAAGTACCCCGCCGTGCGCATCCTGCATATCAGCCAGGTTTTCCGGGCGTTGGCCTGCGTGGTGGCGGTGCTGTTGTACGGGATGTTTGACGGGATTTACTGGATTGTCATGCTTTCAGCGCTGTGTGGCGTACTGACCACCCAAGGCATCATGGCCCGGGAAGTGCTGCTGCCGCATGTCTTCAAGCACTACAGCTATGCCAAGACTTTGTCCTATTCACAAATCGCCGACCAGGCCGGGCTGGTGCTGGGCCCCTTGGTGGCCGCGCTGATGCTGGAAATAGGGGCCTGGCACTGGGTGGTACTGGGGATTGCCGGGCTGTTCCTGCTGGCGGACCTGGCGATGCGTATCTGGCAACGCAACACCACGGTCAACCTTCAGACCTTCGAACAACACAAAGACATTTGGCTGCAACCGTTGCGCATAGCCTTCAGGCATATCCGCGACCTGCCGGAGCTGAAAAAAATCATCGCCCTGGCGGTGGGCGTGAACCTGATCATCGGCGTCACCCTGGCGACTTCGGCCGCGCTGGTCATCGGTCAATATGCCGCCGGCAAGGACGCCTACGCCGGGTTGCAGGCAGCGGGCGCCGTGGTGACCATCGCCATCCTGTTCTACCTGGCGCGTGCTTCGCTGCCGCTCAAGGTGCTGGGCGGCTTGTCATATTCGATGATTGCCGCGGGAGCGCTGGTGACCGCCATCAGCCCGAATATATGGGTTTATACCGTGGGTTTCCTGCTGGTGAGCGGTTTTGACAAGATGTTCAATGTGTACATCCGCAGCACCCGTCAACGGGTGATTCCGGTCCAGGACTTTGGCAAGACGGTGGGTGTGTTGACGTTGCTCAACAACCTCTCGCAGCCATTGGCCGGGTTGTTGATTGCACTGCTGGCAGCGCCGCTGGGGACGCAAAAGGTGATCCTGATACTGGCCGGGATCACCGCGCTGATCGGTGGGCTGGTGTACGTGGTGTCAGGCCGGCACGCCGCTGTGAAAGCGGAACTCGACGTCCGGTGA